From Coffea arabica cultivar ET-39 chromosome 2e, Coffea Arabica ET-39 HiFi, whole genome shotgun sequence, the proteins below share one genomic window:
- the LOC113732472 gene encoding cytochrome P450 87A3-like — protein MLFACAIIALIVVLFSHWVYRWRNPKCNGVLPPGSMGLPIIGETIEYFTPYASDDVPPFVQRRAARYGPIFRTSIVGQPVVVSTDADFNFRVFQQEGNAFQIWYTESLFQIIGKQSVLAHHGGFHKYLKSLTFKLVSPEALREKLIYEMDASTQESLSSWSKLGKLDAKDGTSELVFKYAAKKMLGYEESKDQQKLRDSYKAFMDGLISFPLNIPGTPFHACLQGRKKAMKVIKDIFERKRSGNDTSKDFVDHLLEQIKKEDTFLNEEIARDLVFLFLFAAHETTSTALTVALRYLDGHPRVMAELKREHENILKMRETEGSAVSWKEYKSMTFTHMVINETLRLANITPGILRKVVKEVEVKGYTIPAGWTVMVCPSCVHLDPNVYANPHEFNPWRWEGKELHMGSKNFMAFAGGTRLCVGADYAKVQMSIFLHYLVTKYTWRVTNGAERIRTPTGIRYPKGLHMEISENK, from the exons ATGTTGTTTGCTTGTGCTATTATTGCTCTCATTGTTGTGCTTTTCAGCCACTGGGTATACAGGTGGAGAAACCCCAAGTGTAACGGGGTATTACCGCCAGGCTCGATGGGATTACCAATTATAGGAGAAACAATTGAGTACTTCACCCCTTATGCATCGGATGATGTTCCACCATTCGTACAAAGAAGAGCGGCTAG GTACGGACCAATTTTTCGCACGAGTATAGTTGGGCAGCCAGTCGTTGTATCAACTGATGCTGACTTCAACTTCCGCGTCTTCCAGCAAGAAGGTAATGCTTTCCAAATTTGGTATACTGAGAGTCTCTTCCAGATAATTGGGAAACAAAGTGTACTTGCCCATCATGGAGGCTTCCACAAGTACCTCAAGAGCTTAACGTTCAAGCTTGTTAGCCCCGAAGCCTTAAGAGAGAAGCTAATATATGAAATGGATGCCAGCACTCAAGAATCTCTAAGTTCTTGGAGTAAACTTGGAAAATTAGATGCTAAAGATGGAACATCAGAG TTGGTATTTAAATATGCTGCCAAGAAGATGCTTGGCTATGAAGAAAGCAAGGATCAGCAAAAATTGAGAGACAGTTATAAGGCATTCATGGATGGCTTGATCTCATTTCCTCTCAACATCCCTGGAACACCGTTCCATGCTTGCTTACAA GGACGTAAGAAAGCAATGAAGGTCATCAAGGACATCTTTGAGAGGAAGCGCTCGGGCAATGACACTTCGAAAGACTTTGTGGACCATTTACTTGAGCAAATAAAGAAAGAAGACACTTTTTTGAACGAAGAAATTGCGAGGGACCTGGTATTTTTGTTTCTATTTGCTGCCCATGAAACGACTTCAACAGCTTTGACTGTGGCCTTGAGGTATCTAGATGGCCATCCACGTGTTATGGCTGAACTAAAG AGAGAGCATGAAAATATTCTTAAAATGCGAGAAACGGAAGGTTCTGCTGTTTCTTGGAAAGAGTACAAGTCTATGACTTTCACACACATG GTTATAAATGAAACACTTAGGCTTGCAAATATTACTCCTGGGATTTTGCGCAAAGTTGTCAAGGAAGTTGAAGTAAAAG GGTATACAATTCCTGCTGGCTGGACGGTAATGGTTTGTCCATCATGTGTTCATTTGGATCCTAATGTATATGCAAACCCCCATGAATTTAACCCATGGCGATGGGAG GGCAAAGAATTACACATGGGATCAAAAAATTTCATGGCATTTGCTGGTGGTACGAGGCTTTGCGTTGGTGCTGACTATGCAAAGGTGCAGATGTCAATTTTTCTGCATTACTTGGTCACAAAATACAC CTGGAGAGTTACCAACGGAGCAGAGAGAATCCGGACACCTACTGGTATTCGTTACCCCAAGGGATTGCACATGGAGATTTCAGAGAACAAATAG